From a single Paraburkholderia edwinii genomic region:
- a CDS encoding chemotaxis protein CheB translates to MKRRDIVVIAASSGGFHVLRTLAERLPADLPAVVSIVMHIGRHASVLPELLSRWGPLPARFAAHEEAAENGRIYVAPPDRHLLMGKGRFQLSVSAAENFARPAADPLFRSAAMHFGERVIGVVLSGDLDDGAAGLATIRAHGGYGIVQDPAKSAMKSMPLAALQAAGADAIVPPDDLGAAIVAAVQGAVRAPDFVGTADLTALRTEAEIGSGERAGLDELDRIAVRSAITCPECGGVLWRIRDPRPLRYRCHTGHAYSVRSLDEAIAQRTEDALWKAIRAVNERMVFARERRQWAVNSGDPKAASIEEARIDEAETLVEVLRASIARTGASHGPQRAGDDVA, encoded by the coding sequence ATGAAGCGTCGCGACATCGTCGTGATCGCCGCATCGAGCGGCGGGTTCCACGTACTGCGAACGCTGGCTGAACGGCTGCCTGCCGATTTGCCGGCCGTCGTTTCCATCGTAATGCACATCGGCCGGCACGCAAGCGTGCTGCCGGAACTGTTGTCCCGCTGGGGGCCATTGCCGGCCCGCTTTGCAGCCCACGAAGAGGCGGCCGAGAACGGCCGCATCTACGTCGCGCCGCCCGACCGGCATCTGTTGATGGGCAAAGGACGATTTCAGTTGAGCGTATCGGCGGCGGAGAATTTCGCGCGTCCGGCAGCCGATCCGCTGTTTCGCTCGGCGGCGATGCACTTCGGCGAGCGCGTGATTGGCGTCGTGTTGAGCGGCGACCTTGACGACGGCGCCGCGGGGCTCGCGACGATCCGCGCGCACGGGGGTTACGGGATTGTCCAGGACCCGGCGAAAAGCGCGATGAAGTCGATGCCGCTTGCCGCGTTGCAGGCGGCGGGCGCCGATGCGATCGTCCCGCCCGACGATCTCGGCGCGGCGATCGTCGCGGCTGTGCAAGGCGCCGTGCGCGCGCCGGATTTCGTGGGCACCGCAGACCTGACTGCGTTGCGCACCGAGGCGGAGATCGGCTCCGGGGAGCGCGCGGGGCTGGACGAACTCGACCGAATCGCGGTACGGTCCGCGATAACCTGTCCGGAATGCGGCGGCGTGCTGTGGCGCATTCGCGATCCGCGGCCGCTTCGCTACCGTTGCCACACCGGCCACGCGTATTCGGTCCGCTCGCTCGACGAAGCGATCGCTCAACGCACCGAAGACGCGCTCTGGAAGGCCATCCGCGCGGTCAACGAACGCATGGTGTTCGCGCGCGAGCGGCGGCAGTGGGCGGTCAATAGCGGCGACCCGAAGGCAGCGTCGATCGAGGAGGCGCGTATCGACGAGGCGGAAACACTGGTCGAAGTGCTGCGCGCGTCGATTGCGCGAACCGGCGCGTCGCATGGACCGCAGCGCGCCGGCGACGATGTGGCGTGA
- a CDS encoding helix-turn-helix domain-containing protein: MHASNGEGELGKIHIYLLGAPDPLMPEKELILFDKAGYTVAVSRLAIDDLPAYTPAHERPELQSMLRRLVPRDTLVVLELPALGCNARDILATLMHCRKSKIVVKCVEVGHSDLAGLPEPAAVRTLRALVRLDAACRSLRSRDSLAAVRAAGKTTGRPPSLSDQQRQRVLQSLGKGQSVSEVARRFNTSRQTVLRIRSDGARAAAGAA, encoded by the coding sequence ATGCATGCATCAAACGGCGAGGGCGAGTTGGGAAAAATTCATATCTATCTGCTCGGCGCTCCCGATCCGCTTATGCCGGAGAAGGAGCTGATCCTCTTCGACAAGGCGGGCTACACGGTCGCGGTGAGCCGGCTCGCCATCGACGACCTGCCGGCCTACACGCCCGCTCACGAGCGGCCCGAACTGCAGAGCATGCTGAGGCGGCTTGTGCCGCGCGACACGCTTGTCGTGCTCGAACTGCCGGCGCTCGGCTGCAATGCGCGCGACATACTCGCGACGCTGATGCACTGCCGCAAGTCGAAGATCGTCGTCAAATGTGTCGAAGTCGGTCATAGCGACCTCGCCGGGCTCCCCGAGCCCGCGGCGGTCAGGACGCTGCGCGCGCTGGTGCGCCTCGATGCGGCTTGCCGTAGTTTGCGCAGCAGGGACAGTCTCGCGGCCGTTCGCGCCGCGGGCAAAACCACCGGCAGACCGCCGTCGCTGTCCGATCAGCAGCGTCAGCGCGTGCTGCAGTCGCTCGGCAAGGGGCAGTCGGTCAGCGAGGTCGCGCGCCGGTTCAACACGTCGCGCCAGACCGTCTTGCGGATCCGCTCGGATGGAGCGCGCGCCGCCGCCGGCGCAGCATGA
- a CDS encoding response regulator — MKILFVDDDADTSWTFSELAKLMGHEAVSATTGAQALDEARRHSPDLIFLDVLLGKDDGREVCALLRCEPTLSRCAIFAVTGLPHAHAICDPKLFDGVLLKPVTIQLLEEAINHRSVLQPVQTREPEVR, encoded by the coding sequence ATGAAAATCCTGTTTGTCGACGACGACGCCGATACCTCATGGACCTTTAGCGAGCTCGCGAAGCTCATGGGCCACGAGGCCGTGTCGGCCACCACCGGCGCGCAAGCCCTCGACGAAGCGCGCCGGCATTCGCCGGACCTGATCTTCCTCGATGTGTTGCTCGGCAAGGACGACGGACGCGAAGTCTGTGCGTTGCTGCGCTGCGAGCCGACGCTTTCGCGGTGCGCGATCTTCGCGGTCACAGGTCTTCCGCATGCCCACGCGATTTGCGATCCGAAGCTGTTCGACGGCGTGTTGCTCAAGCCGGTCACGATCCAGTTGCTGGAAGAGGCGATCAATCATCGGTCGGTGCTGCAGCCTGTGCAGACGCGCGAGCCGGAAGTGCGCTGA
- a CDS encoding Ohr family peroxiredoxin — translation MTKLTSPPLTMLDKYFGAGFEGIYTANVRATGGETDHGRASGIVRSDDGHLELDLRMPEAMGGPGGGTNPEQLFAAGYAACFHGALALIAAKNDIALPHMAVDVSVTFGRDPVDGMYTLTADIKIHLPGVDCEIAERLVRATERICPYAKMARQGIVNIVTLQAEPKRRP, via the coding sequence ATGACCAAGCTGACTTCTCCCCCATTAACGATGCTCGACAAGTATTTCGGCGCCGGGTTTGAGGGGATTTATACGGCCAACGTTCGCGCAACGGGGGGCGAAACCGATCACGGACGCGCGTCCGGCATCGTTCGCTCGGACGATGGCCATCTCGAACTGGACTTGCGCATGCCCGAAGCAATGGGCGGCCCGGGCGGCGGCACGAATCCCGAGCAGCTTTTCGCAGCCGGGTACGCGGCCTGTTTTCATGGCGCGTTAGCGCTGATCGCCGCGAAAAACGACATCGCGCTTCCGCACATGGCCGTCGATGTGTCAGTGACGTTCGGACGCGATCCCGTCGACGGCATGTACACGCTGACCGCCGACATCAAAATTCATTTGCCGGGCGTCGATTGCGAGATCGCCGAGCGACTGGTTCGCGCGACGGAGCGTATTTGCCCGTACGCCAAGATGGCGCGGCAAGGCATAGTCAATATCGTTACGCTGCAGGCTGAACCCAAGCGGCGACCTTAA
- a CDS encoding EAL domain-containing protein: MLQPKLRLQENRLSGFEYLIRWQHPASGVLEPAYFITVVEDSSLAGRFTDLLISRAVQTLVRWKMDGREHLSLAINLSAAELGRKDLPGRLKALFASFGVSPGRFEIELTGVVHPDRLDWLIDVIHAIQAVGVRVALDDFGSGFNSLTLLQQLPVDTVKFDRSLIRQVGVNGESQRMVETLVRLAQNHGKRIILTGLETEEQFAWARTMPDSEGQGFFICEPVEEDDVDDVICRHEAKAAGAK; the protein is encoded by the coding sequence GTGCTACAGCCGAAGCTGAGATTGCAGGAAAACCGGCTGTCCGGCTTCGAATACCTGATCAGATGGCAGCACCCGGCGAGCGGCGTCCTCGAGCCTGCGTACTTCATCACCGTCGTCGAAGACTCGTCCCTCGCGGGAAGATTTACGGATCTGCTGATTTCACGTGCGGTACAAACGCTCGTGCGATGGAAAATGGATGGCCGCGAGCACCTGTCTCTCGCGATCAACCTGTCGGCCGCGGAACTCGGCCGGAAGGATCTACCGGGCCGCCTTAAGGCACTGTTTGCTTCGTTCGGCGTGAGCCCGGGCCGCTTTGAAATCGAACTCACCGGCGTCGTGCACCCCGACCGGCTCGACTGGCTTATCGATGTCATACACGCTATTCAGGCAGTCGGCGTGCGCGTCGCACTCGACGACTTTGGATCCGGGTTCAACTCTCTTACGCTGCTGCAGCAATTGCCCGTCGATACGGTGAAGTTCGATCGCTCGCTGATCAGGCAGGTGGGAGTGAATGGCGAATCGCAGCGCATGGTGGAAACGCTGGTGCGCCTCGCGCAAAACCACGGCAAGCGAATCATATTGACGGGGCTCGAAACGGAAGAGCAGTTCGCATGGGCTAGAACCATGCCCGATAGCGAGGGTCAGGGGTTCTTTATTTGCGAACCCGTGGAAGAAGACGATGTCGACGATGTGATTTGCCGCCACGAGGCAAAAGCGGCGGGCGCGAAATAA
- a CDS encoding sensor histidine kinase has product MAVLMLLCGCVTWLHLFHWVDLAFLDTTSRIVHRVSASRTVHPVGHALQLMFNEGVVPLLCVLLYLLSPRTGLLMSFMFAAMMVGGSMAMLKYEQLFLSPCVGIFACAVAYPLWAWRRQEALLGYLSIEAEKGAKEPSLPEEQRRVKFFDDPVERRLNAAASLFDRVRRHREFISEWVDSLPEATLVTNAAGDVILANERVSALCQRSELRIAERSSVAGRPVSDVLFEITASHRAIEFASQARALFALWSSDDDPPAYNESMFAQGIEITNARNGRSLLIKCAQIKPSEGRDGALIFHVADVSSVRMAERQRDTALRFLSHDMRSPQAAILALVEQMQLAPPRFTAREFATLVGQYATSALNLADDFLFLARAESLPPKLTQVDPALVLGDAIDDLWPQATARSTTVNLAAEPGKSTIADVQLLRRAFANLIGNAIKFSPRYSTVDVQLAELDRHLKISVIDRGVGIPEPERKALFQEFSQLDEKFSRSGHGLGLAFVKTVVDSLGGKLQVDSAPGRGTTFMVFLPKLLNELSDELNNG; this is encoded by the coding sequence GTGGCTGTGCTGATGCTGTTGTGCGGGTGCGTTACGTGGCTTCATCTGTTTCATTGGGTGGACCTTGCGTTTCTGGATACCACGTCGCGTATCGTGCACCGGGTATCGGCGAGCAGGACGGTTCATCCTGTCGGCCACGCATTGCAGCTGATGTTCAACGAAGGTGTCGTTCCGCTGCTATGCGTGCTGCTCTATCTGCTGAGCCCTCGCACCGGTCTTCTGATGTCCTTCATGTTTGCCGCGATGATGGTCGGCGGCTCGATGGCGATGTTGAAATACGAGCAACTGTTTCTGTCGCCTTGTGTGGGCATTTTTGCGTGTGCCGTCGCGTATCCGCTTTGGGCGTGGCGACGCCAGGAGGCGCTGCTCGGCTATCTGTCGATCGAAGCGGAAAAGGGTGCGAAAGAGCCGTCGCTGCCGGAAGAGCAGAGGCGCGTGAAATTCTTCGACGATCCGGTGGAGCGGCGCTTAAACGCAGCGGCGTCGCTGTTCGACCGGGTTCGGCGGCATCGAGAGTTCATTTCCGAATGGGTCGACAGCCTTCCCGAGGCGACACTCGTGACCAACGCGGCCGGAGACGTCATCCTCGCGAATGAGCGCGTCAGCGCGCTATGTCAGCGTTCCGAATTGCGTATCGCGGAGCGCAGTTCGGTGGCGGGCCGGCCGGTATCCGATGTGCTGTTCGAGATCACCGCATCGCACCGCGCAATCGAGTTCGCGTCGCAAGCGCGTGCGCTCTTTGCGCTCTGGTCCAGCGACGACGATCCGCCCGCTTATAACGAGTCGATGTTCGCGCAAGGCATCGAGATCACGAACGCGCGAAACGGGCGTTCGCTGCTGATCAAATGCGCGCAGATCAAGCCCTCCGAGGGACGCGATGGCGCGCTGATTTTCCATGTTGCCGACGTCTCGTCGGTGCGCATGGCCGAGCGTCAGCGCGATACGGCGCTAAGGTTCCTGTCGCATGACATGCGTTCGCCCCAGGCCGCGATTCTGGCGCTCGTCGAGCAGATGCAACTGGCGCCGCCGCGCTTTACCGCGAGAGAATTCGCGACACTGGTCGGCCAGTACGCGACCTCCGCGCTCAACCTGGCCGACGATTTCCTCTTTCTCGCGCGCGCCGAAAGCTTGCCGCCGAAATTGACCCAGGTTGATCCCGCGCTTGTGCTGGGGGACGCCATCGACGATCTGTGGCCCCAGGCCACGGCCAGATCGACGACGGTCAATCTCGCTGCGGAACCGGGTAAGAGCACCATCGCGGATGTTCAGCTCTTGCGCCGCGCGTTTGCGAATCTGATCGGCAATGCGATCAAGTTCAGCCCGCGCTATTCGACCGTCGATGTGCAATTGGCGGAATTGGACCGGCATCTGAAGATCTCGGTCATCGACCGTGGTGTCGGCATTCCCGAGCCTGAAAGAAAAGCGCTCTTTCAGGAATTCAGCCAGCTCGATGAAAAGTTCTCGAGGTCGGGGCACGGTTTAGGGCTCGCGTTCGTCAAGACTGTGGTCGACTCGCTTGGCGGCAAATTGCAGGTCGATTCGGCGCCCGGTCGCGGCACGACATTCATGGTTTTCTTGCCCAAATTGCTCAATGAGTTGAGCGATGAGCTAAACAACGGCTAG
- a CDS encoding response regulator transcription factor: protein MRILVVEDDPIQAEAVSTALSSLSHVVTIVDDGERAVRCLRSEPIDAVVLDWHLPRMSGIEVLHWIRARTNVRYGVLFLTSRVHEVDVVRALDAGADDYMVKPFRAEELAARVNALLRRVARSAARDEQIRAGDYVLDPIERTVTLRGGRIELTTKEFQLVAALFTNLGKILSRDLLAMTAWGRELSVESRSLDTHIYRIRQKLKLSPENGLRLSSIYTLGYRLDLAKAQIESESCA, encoded by the coding sequence ATGCGCATTCTGGTTGTCGAGGATGATCCCATTCAGGCGGAAGCCGTATCGACTGCGTTGAGTTCATTGAGCCACGTGGTCACGATTGTCGACGACGGCGAGCGGGCGGTTCGCTGTTTGCGATCCGAACCGATCGACGCGGTGGTCCTCGATTGGCACTTGCCGCGCATGAGCGGCATTGAAGTGCTGCATTGGATTCGCGCCCGCACGAACGTCCGCTATGGCGTGCTGTTTCTGACCAGCCGCGTTCACGAGGTCGATGTGGTCCGCGCGCTCGACGCGGGCGCCGACGATTACATGGTCAAGCCGTTTCGCGCCGAAGAACTCGCTGCACGCGTCAATGCCTTATTGCGGCGCGTTGCGCGCTCGGCTGCGCGCGACGAACAGATCAGGGCAGGCGATTACGTGCTCGATCCGATCGAGCGCACCGTGACATTGCGCGGCGGCAGGATCGAGTTGACCACCAAGGAGTTTCAGCTCGTCGCGGCGCTATTTACCAACCTCGGTAAGATTCTTTCGCGCGATCTGCTTGCAATGACCGCATGGGGCCGCGAGCTTAGCGTCGAATCGCGCTCGCTCGACACGCACATCTACCGGATCCGGCAAAAGCTCAAGCTCAGTCCTGAGAACGGCTTGCGCCTGTCTTCTATCTATACGCTCGGCTACCGGCTCGATCTCGCCAAAGCGCAGATCGAAAGCGAATCCTGCGCTTAA
- a CDS encoding MFS transporter gives MQAQSRSEPWARTIFRVTSGNFLEMYDFSVYGFYAVSIAHALFPRGNEFVSLLLSLATFGVGFLMRPIGALVLGGYIDRKGRRKGLLLTLGLMSIGMLMITCVPGYSTIGIAAPIIVVCGRLLQGFSAGAELGGVSVYLAEIAPPKRRGFFVSWQSASQQLAVVFAAVLGVALRWQLSPEQMDSWGWRIPFVIGCLIIPVLFSMRRRLRETEAFEARKTTPSPRQIVQSLRDHRRTIGGAVMLVTMTAVMFNLITAYTPTYGQSVLKLPAMDTFLVTMAVGLTNFAMLPIIGALSDKIGRRAVLTACAALVILTAYPAMYWLVQAPSFARLMTVEVWYALIYGSYQGGMVVALTEIMPAHIRSTGFSLVWSVAQAVFGGFTPVICTMLIHVSGNNAVPAVWLSCAAAVALIATFRMFPKAVEAHDTPGVSFEEGLSQHHS, from the coding sequence ATGCAGGCGCAGTCCAGATCCGAACCGTGGGCAAGAACGATCTTCCGCGTCACGAGCGGAAACTTTCTGGAGATGTACGACTTCTCCGTCTACGGCTTTTACGCGGTGTCCATTGCGCACGCACTGTTTCCGCGCGGTAACGAATTCGTTTCGCTGTTGCTGTCGCTCGCTACCTTCGGCGTCGGTTTTCTGATGCGGCCCATCGGCGCGCTCGTACTCGGCGGATATATCGATCGCAAAGGACGGCGCAAGGGTTTGTTGCTGACGCTCGGTCTCATGTCGATCGGCATGCTGATGATTACCTGCGTGCCCGGTTACTCGACGATCGGCATCGCGGCGCCGATCATCGTGGTGTGCGGACGCCTGTTGCAAGGCTTTTCCGCCGGCGCGGAACTGGGTGGAGTGTCGGTCTATCTCGCCGAGATCGCGCCGCCGAAGCGCCGCGGGTTCTTCGTCAGCTGGCAGTCTGCTAGCCAGCAACTGGCAGTTGTTTTCGCGGCCGTGCTCGGTGTTGCGCTTAGATGGCAGTTGTCGCCGGAGCAAATGGATTCGTGGGGCTGGCGCATTCCGTTCGTGATCGGCTGCCTGATCATTCCGGTGCTGTTCTCGATGCGCCGCCGTTTACGCGAGACCGAAGCATTCGAGGCGCGCAAAACGACGCCTTCGCCGCGGCAGATCGTTCAATCGCTGCGCGATCATCGCCGCACGATCGGCGGCGCGGTCATGCTGGTTACGATGACCGCGGTGATGTTCAACCTGATCACCGCCTATACGCCGACGTACGGGCAGAGCGTGCTGAAGCTGCCCGCGATGGATACGTTCCTCGTGACGATGGCAGTCGGCCTGACAAACTTCGCGATGCTACCGATTATCGGCGCGCTGTCCGACAAGATCGGCCGCCGCGCCGTGCTGACCGCATGTGCGGCGCTCGTTATCCTTACCGCTTATCCGGCGATGTACTGGCTCGTGCAGGCGCCGAGCTTCGCACGGCTGATGACTGTCGAAGTCTGGTATGCCCTGATCTACGGCTCGTATCAGGGCGGCATGGTCGTTGCGCTGACCGAGATCATGCCGGCCCATATTCGCAGCACCGGGTTTTCGTTAGTGTGGAGCGTTGCGCAGGCGGTGTTCGGCGGTTTCACACCGGTCATCTGCACGATGCTGATTCATGTGAGCGGAAACAACGCGGTGCCGGCGGTGTGGCTCAGTTGCGCGGCGGCGGTTGCACTGATTGCAACGTTCAGGATGTTTCCGAAAGCCGTGGAAGCGCACGATACGCCCGGCGTGAGCTTTGAAGAGGGGCTGTCGCAACATCATTCGTAA
- a CDS encoding LysR family transcriptional regulator: MDIRQLETLIRIVETGSFAGAADALSATQSTISARIGALERSLGVTLFDRSSHRARLTPKGQELLKPAQEIVALAARVRHQIGDAQALTGTIRMGVVGLVAQTWLPKLMAAVRDRYPGVTVVLDIALTAALVDKLRDGEIELAIVTGPIDEAGTSSVPLGYDEFVWIAPSALNVPTERMTPVDLARWPVLGLSSQSHHAPVIERWFREGGAEYKPVISCNTVRVLGDLTLAGLGVSLLPRRSYAAEIAAGMLTVLDTTPDIKPVEFVALYRTSTPNPLTSATAALATEISEFANRGR, from the coding sequence ATGGATATCCGACAGCTCGAAACCCTGATCCGCATTGTCGAAACGGGTAGTTTCGCGGGCGCCGCCGACGCGCTCTCCGCAACCCAGTCGACCATTTCCGCGCGCATCGGCGCACTCGAACGTTCGCTCGGCGTGACTCTGTTCGATCGTTCGTCGCATCGTGCCCGGCTCACGCCGAAGGGCCAGGAGCTGCTAAAACCAGCCCAGGAAATCGTCGCGCTGGCCGCACGCGTGCGACATCAGATCGGCGATGCGCAGGCCCTGACCGGCACGATCAGAATGGGCGTAGTGGGCCTCGTCGCGCAAACGTGGCTGCCGAAACTGATGGCCGCGGTACGCGATCGCTACCCGGGCGTCACGGTCGTGCTCGATATCGCGCTAACGGCAGCGCTCGTCGATAAACTGCGCGACGGTGAAATCGAACTCGCGATCGTCACGGGGCCGATCGACGAAGCGGGCACCTCATCGGTTCCGCTCGGATACGATGAATTCGTCTGGATCGCCCCGAGCGCGCTTAACGTGCCGACCGAACGTATGACGCCGGTCGATCTCGCGCGATGGCCGGTTCTCGGCCTGTCGTCGCAATCGCATCACGCGCCTGTGATCGAGCGCTGGTTCCGCGAAGGCGGCGCCGAATATAAACCTGTCATTTCGTGCAATACGGTGCGCGTGCTCGGCGACCTGACGCTGGCGGGGCTGGGCGTGAGTCTGCTTCCGCGCCGCTCGTACGCTGCGGAAATCGCAGCGGGTATGCTGACCGTGCTCGACACCACGCCCGATATCAAGCCTGTCGAATTCGTCGCGCTATACCGCACGAGCACGCCCAATCCGCTCACGAGCGCGACCGCCGCATTGGCTACGGAAATCAGCGAGTTTGCCAATCGTGGCCGATAA